CCTAATATTAAGGTCAGGGATTGTATGATTCCAAGGCCTGAAATTGTTTTTATTGATATTTCAGAGTCAGTTGAACAACTCAAAGACCTGTTTGTGTCTTCAGGTCATTCAAAAATAATAGTTGTGAACGATTCCATCGATTTTGTTGCAGGATATGTCCATGTGGTTGATTTATTTTTTAACCCAAAGACAATCAGTGAAATACTTAGAAAAATTGAATTTGTCCCCGAGTCTATGACCATTAACAAACTGTTAAAAAAATTCACTTCTTCAAATATTTCAATTGCCCAGGTGATAGATGAATATGGCGGTACTTCCGGAATTATCTCCATTGAGGATGTACTGGAAGAAATATTTGGCGAAATAAATGATGAATACGATAAAGATGCATTGAAGGAAGTCAAGGTCAGTGATAATGAATATATTCTGAGTGCAAGGCATGAAATTGATTACCTGAACGAGAAATATAACCTGAATCTGCCTGAAGGAGATTATTCCACATTAGGTGGCCTGGTACTCGAAATTACTCAAAACTTTCCACAAAAAGGCGATTTGGTTCATCATGAAAACTTTACAATAAAAATTCTCAGCACTTCAAAAAATAAAATTGAAGAAGTAATGCTGACCATACACTGAACTAATCCGTTTCTGTCAGGGTTATATCGGGGCTGATATAGAGCCAGCCATCACTTTCATACTGTAAGTCAATAGAAGGAACAATAGAAGGAGAGGTAAATATCTGATTATTTCTGCGGTCTGTAGCTGTTCCTGAAATATGTACCAGCCGGTGTTTTTCAAGGTTATAGACATCTCCTTTGAGCGTTTTTCTGACCTCCCCATGATTGACCCAGCGTTTAAGTTTTAAAAGGCTCCATGACTGATAGGGTAAAATATGCCCAA
The nucleotide sequence above comes from Sphingobacteriales bacterium. Encoded proteins:
- a CDS encoding HlyC/CorC family transporter, translating into MDPYWLILIISLLFSAFFSGIEIAFYQANPLKIEIDKKAGIWASKLVSFFSDHSGQFITNTLIGNNLAIIIYGIVFTQLFTHENAGIFGITNPLFSFIVLTLTSTFIVLILAEFLPKIIFVSNPNKTLKNFIIPFFVIYIILFPLNLIISNISLGLMRILGYRIDKKKKTFDLHDLFSFVESSDNESENTSDTQLDTQILKNAIDLPNIKVRDCMIPRPEIVFIDISESVEQLKDLFVSSGHSKIIVVNDSIDFVAGYVHVVDLFFNPKTISEILRKIEFVPESMTINKLLKKFTSSNISIAQVIDEYGGTSGIISIEDVLEEIFGEINDEYDKDALKEVKVSDNEYILSARHEIDYLNEKYNLNLPEGDYSTLGGLVLEITQNFPQKGDLVHHENFTIKILSTSKNKIEEVMLTIH